atacatgaaagcatgaataagaaaaagttatatgatgacaataataataaaataataataatatacctaaaaatggaggaattaaaacaaatgtttttagtttctgctcactgggctctagtagctcaccccactccctttatccccagagttgcaggtacaggatagatcaagaagtcggctagagtgaagtcaagtcatgtatgttgtaatagatagtagtggacatgaacacgatgtaatgagtatgtatgaccatgtaatgtaatgatttgatgatgtattgaggattatagtagtgcttgacctagaggtgtgttaatccccattatgtacagattgtttaatgagtaataatgttaatgaccatgattatccaagctgatatgtatgatgatgataccccattggagtatttgatgaggactccagtgtggggtttatgtatgattttgtgcatgcacaggttttgcttggataagagaaaagaaaaatttttacagatcatgtatatgttgttatgtatgggattccacaggtttacaggaagtatgtaggcttgctacgggtcccggcggccttaagccgatctggatcctagcgccggtaacgggtcggatttccgggtcgttacaaatatattattatttatttttattaatcattatgaaatttaaattttgcaagtattttttattatataaaattgaataCTATATTTTGGATAATTTGAACTTATAGTTATAATTGTAACTTTTCTTTAAGTTTTAttagtttatataaaattaaataataaattttatgaatttttgtaattttataattttaaaattagtattaaataattttattataatgattTGTATTCCTCATAACATAAAATTATAGATTTCCAAAAATTTTCatgtaatttatattatataattaacttCAACTGTAACTCGAATTTAagactttaaaattaaaattctgaaAATACTGCCAATAtcaatgaattaaaatttattggtaaaatttaataaatttaaaaataaattatcatttatataaaaaagccattgttattataaattatatttttttaaatctaattagAGCTTAAATTCGAAACCTTTACGGTAGAAAGcccattaatattattataagttATAATACTATTACAAGAACACATGAATTTCTAAAGTGAAAAGTTTAGCCCAAAAACAAGAGAAAGAAAGATTTAATATATTACAGGTGTAACTTTAGGTACGACAACAGGAAAATCATTAATTTCATCAATCCAAGGGTTCTTCTCATTGGCTGGATTGATAGGCCTTATAGCATGCCACACAACGCTGTTGCACTTGAACCCTGAACCAAAACTTAATTGCAACACCTTATCACCCTTCTTGATCCTTCCCTTAGCTTCTGTGTAAGCCAATTCATACCACAATGAACTACTTGAAGTGTTTGCAAACCTAAAGAGAGACATTCTTGAAGGCTCCATGTGCCATTCACTGAGACCAAGGCTTTTTTCTACCTCATCTAAAACAGCTCTTCCTCCAGGATGTATGCAGAAGTGTTCAATTGCCAACTTGAAATCTGGAATATATGATTTTATCTTCATTTTGAAAATCcttttcattattaaatttgcAAGAAATTTCAGTTGCTCAGACAATGGAAGAACTAATGGTCCAAGTGCGGTGATGTTCGCCTTAAGGGTATCTCCTGCAACCCTTACGAGTTCTTTTGACAATGAGACTCCCACTATGTTTTTCTCATCTTCTTGTTGCATTACACTATTGTAGGACTTATCATCAGCACCGTTGTGAGTTCGTACACTATACATGAGCTGATATTTAGAATGTCGACGATCAGATGGTAGGTTGGATAGAAGAATTGAAGCTCCTCCAATGCGAAATAGGCAGTCTGTGACAATCATTGAGCGTTCATTGCCGGCATACCAACTACTAGTGATATTTTCTGTACTAACCACTAGCGC
This is a stretch of genomic DNA from Manihot esculenta cultivar AM560-2 chromosome 2, M.esculenta_v8, whole genome shotgun sequence. It encodes these proteins:
- the LOC110607857 gene encoding 3-ketoacyl-CoA synthase 11, with translation MFRFLTPFLGMTLVHCSMLTLENLSKLWNQPKLNSETLVICSTFLLTIIILYFMRKPRKVYLVDFACYKPEPSYKCSKEDCLKIAESARVFTKESLEFVKKILERSGIGEDAYVSNGMLQHPQDFSIAEARRESEMVIFGAIDELLAKTGVKLPDIGILVVNCSLFNPQPSLSAMIINRYKLRANILSFNLAGMGCSAGLISIQLAKDLLQVHPDSYALVVSTENITSSWYAGNERSMIVTDCLFRIGGASILLSNLPSDRRHSKYQLMYSVRTHNGADDKSYNSVMQQEDEKNIVGVSLSKELVRVAGDTLKANITALGPLVLPLSEQLKFLANLIMKRIFKMKIKSYIPDFKLAIEHFCIHPGGRAVLDEVEKSLGLSEWHMEPSRMSLFRFANTSSSSLWYELAYTEAKGRIKKGDKVLQLSFGSGFKCNSVVWHAIRPINPANEKNPWIDEINDFPVVVPKVTPVIY